The Duganella sp. BuS-21 sequence CTGCATGCCGCCCGACAGCTCCCACGGATACTTGTCGGCATAGCCGTCCAGCCCGACGGTCTTGAGCAGCGCCAGCGCACGCTCCACATACTTGGCGCGCTCGCGCTTGAAGTTGCGGCGATACGGTTCGACTATCTCCAGCGGCAACAGCACGTTGTCGAGCGTGGTGCGCCACGGCAGCAGGGTCGGCGCCTGGAACGCCATGCCGACGAACTTCAGCGGCCCGGTCACCTGCTGGCCATCGATGCTGACCCGGCCGCTGGTCGGCGCCTTCAGGCCGGTGGCCAGTTTCATGAAGGTGGACTTGCCGCAACCGGACGGACCGACGATGGCAATGAACTCGCCCGGCCTGGTCTGCAGCGTGATGTCTTCCACCGCGAACTCGCTGTCGTTGTAGGCGAGGAAGACTTTCTGGAAATCGACGAATAATTCAGTCATGGCTTACTTTGGAAAGACGGTCAGCTCGGCCTTGGACGGCAGGAAGGAACCGTCCCACACGGCCTTTGCATCCACGCGGTTCTTGGTGGCGTAGGTATCGGACACTTGCGAGGCCATCAACGCCAGGCGGGCCGGCGAAGTCTGGCCGAAGCCTTCGGCGCGCGCGTTCGGCGTGGCGACGGCGTCGGCGATCGCCATCTTCAGACGGCGCAATTCCAGCTTCTCGTCGATCAGGCCGTCGCGTTCCTTGATCGCCTTGACCGCCGCTTCCGGATTGGCCATCACATCCTTGGCCGCCTTGGCGAAGGCGCGCAGGAAGCCCTTCACCGCTTCCGGCTTCTGCTTGGCGAAGGCGTCGGAGACGATGATGGCGTTGCCGTACAGTTTGACGCCGTAGTTCGGATACTGCATCAGCACCACGTCTACATCCTTGACGCCACGGGCGTTCAGGTTCAGCAGCGACGTAAAGGTGAAGCCGGTGATGGCGTCGACATCGCCGCGCAGCAGCATGGTCTCGCGCAGCGGCGGGTCCATGCTGACCCAGGTCGATTTGGCGACATCGAGCTGGTTGGCCTTGGCGAAGATCGGATAGGCACGGCGGCCGGCGTCGAACACGGGCGAGCCGAGCTTCTTGCCGATCAGGTCGGCGGGCTTGGCGATACCGGATTTCTTCAGCGAGATGATGGCGGCGGGCGTGTCGTTGTAGACCATCATCACCGCCACCGGCTTGCTGGGTGCGGTTGGATTATTGGCGGTGAACTCCATCAGCGCCGCCATGTCGGCAAAGCCCATCTCGTAGGTGCCGGAGGCTACGCGGTTGACCGCGTTGCCCGAACCGCTGCCGGCGTCGATGCTCACGTCCAGCTTCTCAGCGGCAAAGTAGCCCTTGCTCTTGGCCA is a genomic window containing:
- a CDS encoding ABC transporter ATP-binding protein — translated: MTELFVDFQKVFLAYNDSEFAVEDITLQTRPGEFIAIVGPSGCGKSTFMKLATGLKAPTSGRVSIDGQQVTGPLKFVGMAFQAPTLLPWRTTLDNVLLPLEIVEPYRRNFKRERAKYVERALALLKTVGLDGYADKYPWELSGGMQQRASICRALIHEPKMLLLDEPFGALDAFTREELWCVLRDLWTERKFNVILVTHDLREAAFLADTIYVMSKRPGRIVARKENPLAQPRELELTYTEPFNELVHELRGHIGRVRSS
- a CDS encoding ABC transporter substrate-binding protein, which codes for MLSLPAMAQDTKIKFQLDWRFEGPSAFFLVAKSKGYFAAEKLDVSIDAGSGSGNAVNRVASGTYEMGFADMAALMEFTANNPTAPSKPVAVMMVYNDTPAAIISLKKSGIAKPADLIGKKLGSPVFDAGRRAYPIFAKANQLDVAKSTWVSMDPPLRETMLLRGDVDAITGFTFTSLLNLNARGVKDVDVVLMQYPNYGVKLYGNAIIVSDAFAKQKPEAVKGFLRAFAKAAKDVMANPEAAVKAIKERDGLIDEKLELRRLKMAIADAVATPNARAEGFGQTSPARLALMASQVSDTYATKNRVDAKAVWDGSFLPSKAELTVFPK